Genomic window (Oenanthe melanoleuca isolate GR-GAL-2019-014 chromosome 1A, OMel1.0, whole genome shotgun sequence):
GAAGCCTGAGTGCATTAGATTTAGAAAGCCCCTGGGCAGATGTCAGATGCTGTAGAATCTGCACCCAAGCTGCCTGGCTCCCATGCCAAAGATGCAATCTGGTGGGGAGGATCTCCATCACAGGAATAAGAGGAGAGGTGGGGAACAGAAATCATCCCTCCCCCATACACCTGCCACAACCCATTTCTAGCTACTGTCTCCTTATTTCATTTTGAACCTCAATAGTAGGACTCTTTCAAACCTTGCCTCCCACAATCCATGGAGTCTGTTCAAATCTTGACAGCCTTATTGCAGGGCTCTGTTCATTCTTCCACCTCCTCCTAAGGACACAGCTCATGAGCACCCTCCTTTCTCCAAGAAAAGATTACTATTTGCAACTCACAGATGTcctgggtgacaaggtgggaTTCTGGCCCTTCCCCACAGATGGAAGTGGGCTGAAAAAATACTTCATTCCTTCCCCCACCAGAATAAATGAACCAAGAGTAACCAGGttctttgctttgtgcccaaTAGCATTCCTCCTCTGCCAtccattttatttgctttcttgcttCACTATCTTTTCCAGACTTTCTCTGAGGATGATAAAAGTGCTGTGGCTGAAACTGTGGACTGTTAAAGCTTCAGGTACAGGGCTCTacccatttttttcttattcacaTCAGCACCAGATACCATAATtgtgaaaggcagcagcacacttaatttttctccttctgggTTCCTTATGCTTGTGCCAGCACCTTTCAATCCTGCAACAAATCATGTCAAATCTGCTCTTTCAGATCTGCAACTTCACATCAGCAATATGTAACATCTGAGTTTTCTGCCATGGAGCAACTTTCTTCATTCACAGCAGCATTCACCCAGGCGTCAAAATAACCCAGACCTGTTATTCTCCTCTAGCTCTATGTTTTCTACAGTCTTTCCTGACAAAGCAGCTGGTTCTTTCACACCTGAACCAAACATAAGATACAGGTGATCTTATGTTATGAAAAACAGCTGCTGCAAATCCATATTaattgataaaaataaaaccaagccTATTTTACTCATGACTTATAAAGCCAGGCATCTTCATTCCAAAGGCAAGCGAACAAAACTGTTTCTTACAGCATTTATAAAGTAGGAGGCAGCACCACCATCACACCACTTATATCCATATTCAGATACAGAGAAAGATTATTGTCTTGTTAGATCATATTTTATCATATTTAATGACTAAATTCAAATGAGGATCTGCTCCTGTTCTGGATTTGGCTTCAGGCCTCTAGAGAAAACAGGCACTGGAGAGAGTTAAAGCAGCAACTCACTTAGCTGAGTACACTCCTGTAAATCACTCTGAACCACTCTCTCAGCACGTTCTTCACAGTCATTAGGGTGTGTAGGAAATTACATTTGCAAAGCACCAAACTGACACTCTCACAGCTACCAGGCCTAGATTCTGGGATAGTAGAACTGCAAGCATCctgtttttgttcttctgtAAGGTCTTTCTAATGATTCGTTGCAGTTCATGTCCTGCACTCATTGTGTTGGATTATTAACAAAAGCCTTACAAGGGGTGAACAGCTGCCTCATTTCACATATGCAGTGGCTTTGAGCACAATATTATAAAAAGATGATAGCTTTAGATGGCTATAGACAAAAGGGACCATTAGACCAAAAAGCATTAGCAGAAAGAGAGATATCTATAATATAGACCATTCTAGAAAAGAATAAGTAAATTTAAATGGTATGGTATTGAAATGATATAAGAAGCATCAATGTGAAACGCAATTACCAGTGGAGCCATTGGACACTAAGGACCAACTTTACCTTGTtattcaaaggaaaacaaaggttTTGATTCCACAGGCCTTACAGTACCATATGTGCTCTTAATCAGTAGCTCATAATGGACTTCTGGTGAGGAactgctcctgccactgcctTGCAGCATCTGCAATATTTCTGACCCTGGTAAAACCTAGGCTGGAGCTGTAGTGAGATAATAGCCTGAAGTGGTAATAAGCAGTGTGCGGAGGAAATGAACTGTGAGTGTGCAAAACAGTCAGAGACCCTTAGAATGAGGAGAGTTACAATACCTCAAAAACACAGAGACCTATCAACAGGGGAAGAAAGGTCTGAGGTATTGCAAACGAGCGCCAATCCTCCCAGGACTAATATTGGCAGCTCCAAGCCCTTTAAAAGTAAGCATGGCTACTGTGTAGCTGGGATGGCAACTTACATCTTTTTCCTGGATGGTGCACTCCTTGCAGTAGTAGGCATCGGACACCCCGGGCCCCCCGCAGATGACGCACCGGCCCTGGTAGGAGCCATAGTTACACTCGTCACAGATGCGCACCAGGGTGCAGGGTCGCACGTACGAGTCGCAGATCACGCACTTGCCGtcacctgccagcacagcacagcctttaCAGAATATTCAGGTTACAGAATGGCCTTTTTGCTACCCCCCACACCAGAGGAAAAGCTTCCTGATCAAATAAATTCCCTGTACAAAGACAATATAGCTGAACTGTAGAAATTTGCCTTGCATGCACAGGGCACAACTTTGTATTGCAGACAGACTTGACAGGAACAAGGGCTGTGGCCTGCAGTATTTGaaggttttttaaaacttaagtCATACATTCACAGTCAGAGAAGAAAcccaaaattacttttttgtgATTAGCCAAGACTTGCTTAGATTGGACCACTACTTTTATTCTACAACTTTTCCTGACTCATccatttgcaaaagaaaaaaagccagactGACAGACTAGAGTCCTTACCTatacagaagcagcagcataaGCTTCTCCCACAGTGCCACATCAACAAAAGTCTGGAGTTACTACCCACAAAGAGGTAAGAGATTGTACTCATGGTCTCTTTAATCAAAGAGAATTATCAAAGAGATAAGAGATTGTTCTCATGGTCTCTTTAATCCTTCATCTGTGAGAAGGCCAAAGAAAGGGCAAACTGGCATAAGCAGCCATTTCACAAAAGCTGCTCTTGCACTCTCACAAGGAACTGAGTGAAATTCAAGTACTTATATCATACAGGCAAGGAGCCATCAGATGCCAGTGACAGCTTCTGCTAAGCTGGACCTTAACAAAAACACTGACCTACGGATGAAAGACTTCATATCCTATTACC
Coding sequences:
- the PHF5A gene encoding PHD finger-like domain-containing protein 5A, whose translation is MAKHHPDLIFCRKQAGVAIGRLCEKCDGKCVICDSYVRPCTLVRICDECNYGSYQGRCVICGGPGVSDAYYCKECTIQEKDRDGCPKIVNLGSSKTDLFYERKKYGFKKR